The following are from one region of the Rhodopirellula sp. P2 genome:
- a CDS encoding preprotein translocase subunit SecA has translation MSESPARETTNPDDSDQLPSLDPLAPNEPLEESEATDAGTTAQAVVRRSSDPSANKKKWTKASNWRPRMVRWQRQLARVNALESTLQAEDDVTLRKRSLALRYRAMAGEKLGELLPEAYALCREAGRRSLSMRHYDVQILGGIALFEGHITEMQTGEGKTLTATLPLYLHSLVGKGAHLATVNDYLARRDAEWMMPLFEMLGVSVGIIQTEDDQGSRRKSYGAAITYGTAKEFGFDFLRDRLLLRAQNRMQTEMLGSGDGGFSNSGDQIVMRGMHFCLVDEADSILIDEARTPLIIGSIEDTVRDQIVETYLWAAEHAPSFELDEHFEIDDETKRYELTARGRSKVRALPKSDLVRTMGLVDLYEYIERSIKTHREFLLDRQYVIRPSEKDPNVDEIVIVDEFTGRLAEGRKWRDGIHQSIEAKEGVEISVPTGQAARITVQDLFLRYPHLAGMTGTAATSASELRKIYRTPVVRVPTNRPPQRVQLPSRVFGTLQAKFEAIAQEVAEVHATGRPVLIGTRSIDKSVLLSKLLDDLGIEHEVLNANNVEREADIVAEAGGNGKVTVATNMAGRGTDIKLSNDVEQIGGMHVICTELHDAARIDRQLIGRCGRQGDRGSYRQYLSLDDDILKGGYGAIKSEKLKKRGEATSGSVDRLAAMFHRAQRKVERRHFRDRMVLMHHEKERKKMQREIGQDPYLDTPD, from the coding sequence ATGTCCGAATCTCCCGCTCGCGAAACGACCAACCCAGACGATTCTGATCAATTGCCCTCGCTCGATCCGCTCGCTCCCAATGAGCCGCTGGAGGAATCGGAGGCGACGGATGCTGGCACCACCGCTCAGGCGGTGGTGCGCCGTTCCAGCGATCCCTCAGCGAACAAAAAGAAGTGGACCAAGGCTTCCAATTGGCGGCCGCGAATGGTTCGTTGGCAGCGGCAACTGGCGCGCGTCAACGCTCTCGAAAGCACACTGCAAGCAGAAGACGACGTGACGTTGCGAAAGCGAAGTTTGGCACTTCGTTATCGCGCGATGGCCGGTGAGAAACTTGGCGAGTTGCTTCCTGAAGCTTACGCGTTGTGCCGCGAGGCAGGGCGGCGAAGTCTCTCGATGCGTCACTACGATGTTCAGATCCTCGGTGGCATCGCGTTGTTCGAAGGCCACATCACCGAGATGCAAACCGGAGAAGGCAAAACGCTGACCGCGACGCTGCCGCTGTACTTGCACAGCCTGGTCGGCAAGGGGGCTCACCTGGCCACGGTCAATGACTATCTGGCCCGACGTGATGCCGAGTGGATGATGCCGCTGTTTGAGATGCTGGGCGTGTCCGTGGGCATCATTCAGACAGAGGACGACCAGGGAAGTCGCCGGAAGAGTTACGGTGCCGCCATCACGTACGGAACCGCCAAGGAATTCGGGTTCGACTTCCTGCGCGATCGGCTGTTGTTGCGTGCTCAGAACCGAATGCAGACTGAAATGCTCGGCAGCGGAGACGGTGGATTCAGCAACTCCGGTGATCAAATCGTGATGCGCGGCATGCACTTCTGCTTGGTCGATGAGGCGGACAGCATTCTCATTGACGAGGCTCGGACGCCGTTGATCATCGGTAGCATCGAAGACACCGTCCGCGATCAAATCGTTGAAACCTATCTCTGGGCCGCGGAGCACGCGCCAAGTTTTGAACTCGATGAGCACTTTGAAATCGATGACGAAACCAAACGCTACGAGTTGACCGCCCGAGGTCGCAGCAAGGTCCGAGCCTTGCCCAAGAGCGATCTGGTTCGCACGATGGGCTTGGTCGATCTGTATGAATACATCGAACGGTCAATCAAAACGCACCGTGAGTTCTTGCTGGATCGTCAGTACGTGATTCGTCCTAGCGAGAAGGATCCGAATGTGGACGAGATCGTGATCGTCGATGAGTTCACGGGCCGCTTGGCAGAAGGACGCAAGTGGCGGGACGGCATCCATCAATCGATCGAAGCCAAAGAGGGTGTCGAGATCAGCGTGCCAACCGGGCAAGCCGCACGGATCACCGTCCAGGACTTGTTTTTGCGTTATCCGCACTTGGCAGGGATGACCGGTACGGCCGCCACCAGTGCCAGCGAACTTCGGAAAATCTATCGCACGCCCGTTGTCCGCGTCCCCACCAACCGGCCTCCACAACGGGTGCAGTTGCCGTCGCGGGTGTTCGGGACATTGCAGGCCAAATTTGAAGCGATCGCGCAGGAGGTTGCGGAGGTCCATGCGACCGGACGACCGGTTTTGATTGGGACGCGTTCGATCGACAAGAGTGTGCTGTTGTCCAAACTGTTGGATGACCTCGGGATTGAGCACGAAGTGCTGAACGCAAACAACGTCGAACGCGAGGCGGACATCGTTGCCGAAGCAGGCGGGAACGGCAAAGTGACCGTGGCGACCAACATGGCCGGTCGTGGTACCGACATCAAGCTTTCCAATGACGTCGAACAGATTGGCGGGATGCATGTGATCTGCACCGAGCTGCACGACGCCGCTCGGATTGACCGCCAGTTGATCGGGCGTTGTGGACGGCAAGGTGACCGCGGATCGTATCGCCAGTATCTATCGCTGGACGATGACATCTTGAAAGGCGGCTACGGGGCGATCAAATCCGAGAAGCTCAAGAAACGCGGCGAAGCGACCAGCGGCAGTGTCGATCGGTTGGCGGCGATGTTCCACCGGGCCCAGCGGAAAGTCGAACGACGGCATTTTCGCGATCGGATGGTGTTGATGCACCACGAAAAAGAACGCAAGAAAATGCAGCGTGAAATCGGTCAGGATCCGTACCTGGATACTCCGGACTGA
- a CDS encoding BBP7 family outer membrane beta-barrel protein, producing METKKTTKWKLLALAAMLSAGSASAADQGNSDMTQYYTGAAPVSAEEGDIVYDDVDYSADNMAASFYGNEGQSLQPVAFVGDQQLGSGVPTPSPMMDDSYIVSNGGGCSTGDCGNGYEMASSCGSACGGNCGKCRKRPIRKMMQKHDVWMTAEALLWFTQARSTTPLITQNAAGVDPELDVAGTSTLFGGDESIGGDMTAGFRLDFGKNLSDDFGVGGRFWWLSESSEDASSGGLVNGNAQTYGRPFYDTNIASDNSTLIASTGVPGNDNFEGSFSAESSLDIYAAEAYARMKMLSGSGFRTDLIGGFSHFGIDDSLTVNSTSIQTTDAIAGSIGDTTVLYDNIETENRFYGGQIGFETMLNRGKWSFKALTKVHLGNMEQIYRGTGLRTFTDAGFVTTTSTDGGVLALGDTFNTTALDQDKFTFAPEANVKLGYKFRPNVSMSVGYSFIYWDDVLLSGDNINNVYNGDGITFPPAPLAQPASERKDSSLYTHGIDLGCVIDF from the coding sequence ATGGAAACGAAAAAAACGACGAAATGGAAGTTGCTCGCGTTGGCAGCCATGCTGTCAGCAGGATCCGCCTCGGCGGCGGATCAAGGCAACTCGGACATGACTCAATACTACACCGGTGCTGCACCGGTGTCCGCAGAGGAAGGCGACATCGTTTATGACGACGTCGACTATTCCGCCGACAACATGGCGGCGTCCTTCTACGGTAACGAAGGACAATCGCTTCAGCCGGTTGCCTTTGTTGGTGACCAACAACTAGGCAGCGGTGTTCCAACCCCGTCTCCGATGATGGACGATTCTTACATCGTCAGCAACGGCGGCGGCTGCAGCACAGGCGATTGTGGCAACGGCTACGAAATGGCCAGCAGCTGCGGCTCAGCTTGCGGCGGCAACTGTGGCAAATGCCGCAAACGCCCGATCCGCAAGATGATGCAAAAGCACGACGTGTGGATGACCGCGGAAGCGTTGCTGTGGTTCACCCAAGCACGCTCGACCACGCCTTTGATCACTCAAAACGCTGCGGGCGTCGATCCTGAACTGGATGTCGCTGGCACCTCCACCCTCTTTGGTGGTGACGAGTCAATCGGTGGCGACATGACTGCCGGATTCCGCTTGGACTTCGGTAAAAACCTCAGCGACGACTTCGGTGTCGGTGGCCGCTTCTGGTGGCTTAGCGAAAGCAGCGAAGACGCCAGCTCTGGTGGCCTCGTCAACGGCAATGCTCAGACCTACGGTCGCCCGTTCTATGACACGAACATCGCGTCGGACAACAGCACTCTGATTGCCAGCACCGGAGTTCCCGGCAATGACAACTTTGAAGGCTCGTTCTCCGCAGAGAGCTCGCTCGACATCTACGCCGCGGAAGCTTATGCCCGCATGAAGATGCTCAGTGGTTCGGGATTCCGTACCGACTTGATCGGTGGTTTCTCGCACTTCGGAATCGACGACAGCTTGACGGTGAACAGCACCAGCATCCAAACCACCGATGCAATCGCTGGCAGCATTGGCGACACGACGGTTCTGTACGACAACATCGAAACGGAAAACCGTTTCTACGGTGGTCAGATCGGTTTTGAAACCATGCTCAACCGCGGCAAGTGGAGCTTCAAGGCGTTGACCAAGGTTCACTTGGGCAACATGGAGCAAATCTATCGCGGCACGGGCTTGCGAACCTTCACGGACGCTGGTTTTGTTACCACCACGTCGACCGACGGTGGTGTGCTCGCCCTGGGCGACACCTTCAACACGACCGCACTGGACCAAGACAAATTCACCTTCGCCCCTGAAGCGAACGTGAAATTGGGCTACAAGTTCCGCCCGAACGTTTCGATGTCCGTCGGCTACAGCTTCATCTACTGGGATGACGTTTTGCTGTCAGGCGACAACATCAACAACGTTTACAACGGTGACGGAATCACGTTCCCACCAGCACCATTGGCCCAGCCCGCGTCAGAACGCAAGGACAGCTCCTTGTACACGCACGGCATCGACTTGGGCTGTGTCATCGACTTCTAA
- a CDS encoding TIGR00282 family metallophosphoesterase: MRFLFLGDVVGKPGYSGVLARTGELRKQHRLDAVVINAENAADGAGLMPRQYRRLLEAGVDAMTMGDHLYRRKEIIPILQTSQRIVRPANYPESSSGKSWTVVQTPAGKLGVISLLGRVFMRPVDCPFAAVDAALAEMAAENPRCILVDVHAEATSDKQVLGRYLDGRVTAVLGTHTHVPTADSCVLPGGTAFQCDVGMSGPYDSIIGRDIKRVTNTTISFEPCHFHVATRDVRLCGAIIEADADGKAISIERLEDRLES; encoded by the coding sequence GTGCGATTTTTGTTTCTCGGCGATGTCGTCGGCAAACCCGGCTACTCCGGCGTGCTCGCGCGGACCGGGGAACTCCGCAAGCAACACCGCCTCGATGCGGTGGTCATCAACGCGGAAAACGCTGCCGATGGCGCGGGGCTGATGCCTCGTCAGTATCGCCGGCTGTTGGAAGCTGGCGTGGACGCGATGACGATGGGCGATCACTTGTATCGCCGCAAAGAAATCATCCCCATCCTGCAAACCAGTCAACGGATTGTGCGACCGGCCAACTACCCCGAAAGCTCTTCGGGAAAGTCTTGGACGGTCGTGCAAACTCCCGCTGGAAAACTGGGAGTGATCTCGCTGCTGGGACGCGTCTTCATGCGTCCAGTCGACTGCCCGTTTGCCGCGGTTGACGCGGCGCTGGCGGAAATGGCCGCTGAAAATCCGCGTTGCATCTTGGTGGATGTGCACGCCGAAGCGACCAGTGACAAACAAGTCCTGGGACGTTACCTCGACGGCCGGGTCACCGCAGTCCTGGGAACCCACACGCACGTCCCCACCGCAGACAGTTGTGTGCTGCCAGGCGGAACCGCGTTTCAATGCGACGTGGGAATGAGCGGCCCCTACGACAGCATCATTGGTCGCGACATCAAACGCGTGACCAACACCACGATCAGCTTTGAACCGTGCCACTTTCACGTCGCCACGCGAGACGTGCGGCTGTGCGGGGCGATCATCGAAGCCGACGCCGACGGCAAAGCGATCTCGATCGAACGCCTGGAAGACCGCCTGGAGTCTTGA
- a CDS encoding 30S ribosomal protein S1 — MSSGEPSTDATAENPSSDAPTPEASASGTPASQESAPAELPPAESTAQIPAEQAPPSPSKPSGPKKSKAPLPRIGGGPLAARGLGVAKPVSPAAVSTEQLEGGKVKHKGKRGGKPGEGKPGGKDAPLPRLAGEKNREKGDKPYVPQHKKTAVPNVRDELSDDLLAELDATLAEADLDTILGGNAGLPDRREPLSEGARVHAQVIKTHQDNVFVSLGGPDEGTVAFEQFTEEEPVPGQSIEVIVRGINSEDGLYSCSLPGKATEVSDWDDIDEGSVVEATITGHNNGGLECKVGSVRGFMPISQISEYRVEDCSEFVDQKMVCLVTEANARRGNLVLSRRAILEREREVKRQEQLEKIEPGDILEGVVRSVRDFGAFVDVGGLDGLIHVSKLSWERIKHPSEVIEEGQNVKVRVDKIDKQTGKMSLTYRDLLENPWDTAESMFAVGSVHKGEVTRTAEFGAFVRLTAGVEGLCHISELATHRVSRVSSVVNVGDEVDVKIMSFDRDSQKVGLSIKAATAKPAAEGATQEDEVIEPPRELAVKASHSGPLKGGNDRPSGGERFGLRW, encoded by the coding sequence ATGAGCAGCGGCGAACCATCCACCGACGCAACGGCCGAGAACCCATCCTCGGACGCCCCGACCCCGGAAGCCTCCGCATCAGGGACGCCCGCCTCGCAAGAGTCGGCTCCTGCTGAGTTGCCTCCTGCTGAGTCGACGGCGCAAATTCCGGCGGAACAGGCTCCACCAAGCCCTTCCAAACCGAGCGGCCCCAAAAAATCCAAAGCCCCGCTGCCCCGAATCGGCGGCGGCCCGTTGGCGGCACGCGGACTGGGTGTTGCCAAACCAGTTTCTCCCGCTGCGGTTTCGACCGAACAGCTGGAGGGCGGCAAGGTCAAACACAAAGGGAAACGAGGCGGCAAACCCGGCGAAGGAAAACCGGGCGGGAAAGACGCCCCATTGCCACGCCTGGCCGGCGAAAAGAATCGTGAGAAAGGCGACAAGCCCTACGTCCCGCAACACAAGAAAACGGCGGTCCCCAACGTTCGCGATGAACTCAGCGACGACCTCCTAGCCGAACTGGATGCGACCCTGGCGGAAGCCGACTTGGACACCATCCTCGGCGGCAACGCGGGATTGCCAGATCGACGCGAACCACTTTCCGAAGGCGCTCGCGTTCACGCCCAGGTGATCAAAACCCACCAGGACAACGTGTTCGTCAGCCTTGGCGGCCCCGACGAGGGCACCGTCGCTTTCGAACAATTCACCGAGGAAGAACCGGTTCCCGGTCAATCGATCGAAGTCATCGTTCGCGGGATCAATTCCGAGGACGGACTGTATTCGTGCAGCCTGCCCGGCAAAGCGACCGAGGTCTCGGACTGGGACGACATTGACGAAGGCAGCGTTGTCGAAGCCACCATCACCGGCCACAACAACGGTGGTTTGGAATGCAAAGTCGGCAGCGTTCGCGGATTCATGCCGATCAGCCAAATCTCGGAATACCGAGTCGAAGACTGCAGCGAGTTCGTCGACCAGAAAATGGTCTGCTTGGTCACCGAAGCCAACGCTCGCCGTGGCAACCTGGTCCTCTCACGACGTGCGATTCTGGAACGAGAACGCGAAGTCAAACGCCAAGAACAACTCGAAAAGATTGAACCCGGCGACATCCTCGAAGGTGTCGTTCGCAGCGTCCGCGACTTTGGCGCATTCGTCGACGTCGGCGGACTCGATGGTTTGATCCACGTCAGCAAACTCAGCTGGGAACGCATCAAGCACCCCAGCGAAGTCATCGAAGAAGGCCAAAACGTCAAGGTTCGCGTCGACAAAATCGACAAGCAAACGGGCAAGATGTCCCTGACCTATCGCGACTTGCTCGAGAACCCTTGGGACACGGCCGAATCCATGTTCGCCGTCGGTTCGGTGCACAAGGGCGAAGTCACCCGGACCGCCGAATTCGGTGCGTTCGTGCGTCTGACAGCAGGTGTCGAAGGGCTTTGCCACATCAGCGAATTGGCAACGCACCGTGTGTCGCGAGTCAGCTCCGTGGTCAACGTGGGCGACGAAGTCGACGTGAAAATCATGAGCTTCGATCGCGACTCCCAAAAGGTTGGGTTGTCGATCAAAGCCGCCACTGCCAAACCCGCCGCCGAAGGTGCCACGCAGGAAGACGAAGTCATCGAACCACCACGTGAATTGGCGGTCAAAGCTTCGCATTCCGGCCCACTCAAAGGCGGCAACGATCGCCCCAGTGGCGGCGAACGTTTCGGCCTTCGTTGGTAG
- a CDS encoding ribonuclease E inhibitor RraB, which translates to MNASSDEPDLAFDIDALFSHLVEEQGVELSVPMDWTFTLRGAEIGQLRSIAETLGDYLCELEESVEEIDEKGRLSLGRPMLSVVKTGALVPSEVKKIADRMQQIAERTGIEYEGVEVFDAIDDDELFDWLSLDEAVWRLRHFSDSGLNPGEELPWVFLLMGETLEQMQKLAAALIEGGFPNSQADDDPDEAGRFGVFVFQEGSNDEERLAGAHNQVMKIAREHGATLDGIQFLSEEDFVDVTVDLDD; encoded by the coding sequence ATGAACGCATCCTCTGACGAACCCGATTTGGCATTTGACATCGACGCCCTCTTTTCGCATCTCGTGGAAGAGCAAGGGGTTGAGTTGTCTGTGCCGATGGATTGGACGTTCACCTTGCGAGGCGCCGAGATCGGGCAGTTGCGCTCGATTGCCGAGACGCTGGGCGATTACCTGTGTGAGCTGGAAGAGTCGGTCGAAGAGATCGATGAAAAGGGAAGGTTGTCGCTCGGACGGCCCATGTTGAGTGTGGTCAAGACCGGCGCGCTGGTGCCCAGCGAAGTGAAGAAGATCGCGGACCGAATGCAACAGATCGCCGAACGCACTGGCATCGAGTACGAAGGCGTGGAAGTGTTCGACGCCATCGATGATGACGAGCTGTTCGATTGGCTGAGTTTGGACGAAGCGGTGTGGCGACTTCGGCATTTCAGTGACAGCGGATTGAATCCTGGCGAAGAGCTGCCTTGGGTGTTTCTGCTGATGGGGGAAACGCTGGAGCAAATGCAAAAGCTGGCGGCAGCTTTGATCGAAGGCGGTTTCCCAAACAGTCAAGCCGACGACGATCCCGATGAAGCCGGTCGATTTGGCGTCTTCGTGTTTCAGGAAGGCAGCAACGATGAAGAACGCTTGGCCGGTGCCCACAATCAAGTCATGAAGATTGCGAGAGAACACGGTGCCACGTTGGACGGCATCCAGTTCTTGTCAGAAGAGGACTTTGTGGACGTCACCGTCGATTTGGATGACTGA